The following are encoded together in the Salmonella enterica subsp. enterica serovar Choleraesuis genome:
- a CDS encoding type IV pilin biogenesis protein has product MLKLWQWKALDKDGNLQHGERLAITHHKLHLQLVTESLLPLEIGRNHRISSNCWQLREQILFLRQLAGLLQAGISLADGVALLAQQHPQPAWRALLLDIEARLLCGESFSQALEPYHTLFAPLTLALLRTGELTGKLDTCCNELALRLEQQRQLTDKVKKALRYPLFSLIFGLLVTGAMTGWVLPQFTAIYQSFNAPLPALTRIVISISNLAAAWGGPMLLLFIVIIMAGASWFRRSTALQYQWQSWMLKLPLVAPLLRGYRLSQLYTTLALTQQSGVPLLDGIALATETLPAPLWSQAISHIGQQIAAGSSLSQEMSNSTLFTPLCTMLMKVGEESGTMDTMLARLAQWHTAQVNEYADGLTALLQPLIMALVGGIVGVLLVAMYLPVFQLGDAMSLG; this is encoded by the coding sequence ATGCTTAAACTTTGGCAATGGAAAGCACTGGATAAAGATGGAAACCTGCAACACGGCGAGCGGTTGGCGATAACGCATCACAAGCTACATCTGCAGCTTGTCACTGAATCGCTGCTACCGCTGGAGATAGGACGTAACCATCGGATAAGCAGTAACTGCTGGCAATTACGGGAGCAAATTTTATTTCTCCGTCAGCTGGCGGGACTTCTTCAGGCCGGAATATCACTGGCCGATGGTGTGGCACTCCTGGCCCAACAGCACCCGCAACCGGCCTGGAGAGCACTGCTCTTGGATATTGAAGCTCGCTTGTTGTGCGGGGAGTCATTTAGCCAGGCGCTAGAGCCATACCATACCCTCTTTGCACCGCTCACCCTTGCCCTGCTGCGCACCGGGGAGCTGACAGGTAAGCTGGACACCTGCTGCAATGAGTTGGCGCTAAGGCTGGAGCAACAGCGCCAGCTGACTGATAAAGTGAAGAAAGCGCTGCGCTATCCCCTTTTTAGCCTGATATTTGGCCTGCTGGTGACAGGAGCAATGACCGGATGGGTGTTGCCACAATTTACGGCTATTTATCAAAGCTTCAATGCACCACTTCCGGCGTTAACACGCATAGTTATCTCAATCTCCAATTTAGCCGCAGCCTGGGGCGGCCCTATGCTGTTGTTGTTCATAGTCATTATCATGGCCGGAGCCAGCTGGTTTAGACGCTCCACTGCTTTGCAATATCAATGGCAGAGCTGGATGCTGAAGCTGCCTCTGGTTGCGCCTCTGCTCCGAGGTTACCGACTCAGCCAGCTCTATACGACGCTCGCATTGACTCAGCAATCGGGCGTACCTCTGCTAGACGGGATTGCTCTGGCGACAGAAACACTGCCAGCCCCGCTCTGGAGCCAGGCTATTAGCCATATTGGTCAGCAGATTGCCGCCGGATCATCTCTTTCTCAAGAGATGTCTAACTCAACGCTATTCACACCGCTATGCACCATGCTGATGAAAGTCGGAGAAGAGAGCGGGACGATGGATACTATGCTGGCCAGACTTGCCCAATGGCATACGGCTCAGGTTAATGAATATGCCGACGGTCTGACCGCTCTGCTACAACCTCTCATTATGGCGCTGGTAGGCGGTATTGTTGGTGTCTTGCTGGTCGCTATGTATCTGCCGGTATTCCAGCTAGGGGATGCTATGAGCCTCGGGTAA
- the guaC gene encoding GMP reductase: MRIEEDLKLGFKDVLIRPKRSTLKSRSDVELEREFTFKHAGSSWSGVPVIAANMDSVGTFSMAKALASFDILTAVHKHYTVEQWQAFVTDNSEDVLRHVMVSTGTSDADFTRTKAILNLSPALKFICIDVANGYSEHFVRFLTKAREAWPDKVICAGNVVTGEMCEELILAGADIVKVGIGPGSVCTTRVKTGVGYPQLSAVIECADAAHGLGGQIVSDGGCTMPGDVAKAFGGGADFVMLGGMLAGHDESGGTVVEQNGEKFMLFYGMSSESAMNRHVGGVAEYRAAEGKTVKLPLRGPVENTARDILGGLRSACTYVGAARLKELTKRTTFIRVQEQENRVFNSL; the protein is encoded by the coding sequence ATGCGTATCGAAGAAGATTTGAAGTTAGGCTTTAAAGACGTTCTTATCCGCCCTAAACGCTCTACCCTTAAAAGCCGTTCCGATGTTGAGCTGGAACGCGAATTCACCTTTAAGCATGCTGGTAGCTCCTGGTCAGGAGTACCTGTTATTGCAGCCAACATGGATTCGGTCGGTACTTTTTCTATGGCCAAAGCCCTGGCAAGCTTCGATATCCTTACCGCTGTGCACAAGCATTACACCGTAGAACAGTGGCAGGCTTTTGTTACCGACAACTCTGAAGATGTACTGCGTCATGTCATGGTTTCAACCGGCACGTCAGATGCCGACTTTACGCGTACCAAAGCTATTTTGAACTTAAGCCCGGCACTTAAGTTTATTTGCATTGATGTGGCAAACGGTTATTCCGAGCACTTTGTTCGCTTTTTAACTAAAGCGCGTGAAGCCTGGCCGGATAAAGTTATCTGTGCTGGCAACGTGGTTACCGGTGAAATGTGCGAAGAGCTGATTCTTGCCGGTGCCGATATCGTTAAAGTGGGCATAGGCCCAGGTTCAGTTTGTACTACACGCGTAAAAACTGGCGTAGGTTACCCGCAGCTGTCTGCCGTTATTGAATGTGCCGATGCCGCGCACGGCCTGGGCGGTCAAATTGTCAGTGATGGCGGTTGCACAATGCCGGGCGACGTCGCTAAAGCCTTTGGCGGCGGCGCAGACTTCGTCATGCTCGGTGGCATGCTGGCTGGCCATGATGAAAGCGGTGGCACCGTGGTTGAGCAAAACGGTGAGAAATTTATGCTGTTTTACGGAATGAGCTCTGAGTCCGCTATGAACCGCCACGTTGGTGGTGTTGCTGAGTACCGTGCAGCGGAAGGCAAAACCGTTAAGCTACCGCTGCGTGGCCCGGTCGAAAATACTGCCCGCGATATTCTGGGCGGCCTGCGCTCTGCCTGTACTTATGTCGGCGCAGCGCGCCTGAAAGAGCTGACTAAGCGCACTACCTTTATTCGTGTGCAGGAGCAGGAAAACCGGGTTTTCAATAGCCTGTAA
- a CDS encoding beta-lactamase regulator AmpE, with protein MTLFTLLLVMLQERLFKLGEHWQLDHRLEPLFRHITRFSLLLTLLMTLLAVGVVALGEWLLQGWFFNLPLVVFWILVGTLCIGAGVVRKHYHQYLEAARKGDDNARDAMVSELTLIHGVPPDCSRELFLRELQNALLWINYRFYLAPLLCFVAGGPYGPATLMGYAVLRAWQTWLARHHTPYQRLQSGIDWLLHVIDWIPVRLVGVCYALLGHGEKALPAWFASLGDLHTSQYQVLTRLAQFSLARDPHLDDVETPRAAVSLAKKTSLIIVMIVALLTIYGTLL; from the coding sequence ATGACGCTGTTTACGTTATTGCTGGTGATGCTTCAGGAGCGCTTGTTTAAGCTAGGCGAACATTGGCAACTGGATCACCGGCTGGAGCCGCTATTTCGTCATATTACCCGGTTTTCACTGTTGCTAACGTTGTTAATGACCCTGCTGGCAGTGGGGGTAGTAGCGCTCGGTGAATGGCTGCTTCAGGGATGGTTTTTCAATTTGCCGCTGGTGGTGTTCTGGATCCTGGTGGGCACCTTATGCATCGGGGCCGGAGTGGTACGTAAACATTATCATCAGTACCTTGAGGCAGCGCGTAAAGGAGATGATAACGCCCGCGATGCCATGGTTAGCGAACTGACACTCATTCACGGCGTGCCACCTGATTGCTCTCGCGAGCTGTTCCTGCGTGAATTACAAAACGCGCTGCTATGGATTAACTACCGTTTTTACCTGGCACCATTGCTCTGCTTTGTGGCCGGTGGGCCATATGGGCCGGCGACATTAATGGGATATGCGGTGCTGCGGGCATGGCAGACCTGGCTTGCCCGCCATCACACACCGTATCAGCGATTACAGTCCGGTATCGACTGGCTGTTACACGTTATTGACTGGATCCCGGTGCGTTTAGTGGGAGTTTGTTATGCCCTGTTAGGGCATGGAGAGAAAGCATTGCCAGCATGGTTTGCATCGCTGGGCGATTTGCATACTTCTCAATATCAGGTTCTCACCCGTTTAGCTCAGTTCTCTTTGGCCCGCGATCCGCATCTTGACGATGTTGAGACCCCGCGCGCTGCGGTAAGCCTGGCTAAAAAAACCTCTCTGATTATTGTCATGATTGTGGCGCTGCTGACCATATACGGTACATTACTCTAA
- the zapD gene encoding cell division protein ZapD, which produces MQSQVLFEHPLNEKMRTWLRIEFLLKQMHSALPVNDNASALYFFRNISDLLDVFERGEIRTDILKELDRQQRKLLAWNDAPGADRGRIEALAQQLKSYATSLMSAPRLGQSLREDRLISLVRQRLSIPGGCCSFDLPTLHIWLYLSQQQRDAQISGWIESLQPLEQALSLILEIIRNSSPLQKQTSLNGFYQGNGEEGELLRLNLDINQQVYPQVSGHKSRFAIRFMPVDSERGTVPERLDFELACC; this is translated from the coding sequence ATGCAATCACAGGTTCTTTTTGAGCATCCGCTGAATGAAAAAATGCGTACATGGCTGCGCATTGAGTTTCTTCTAAAGCAGATGCACTCCGCGCTACCGGTAAACGATAACGCCAGCGCCCTGTACTTCTTTCGTAACATCAGTGATTTGCTGGATGTATTCGAGCGCGGCGAAATACGCACCGATATCCTAAAAGAACTGGATCGCCAGCAACGCAAGCTTCTGGCATGGAATGACGCTCCGGGAGCTGACCGCGGCCGAATCGAAGCGCTTGCCCAACAATTAAAATCATATGCAACCAGTCTGATGTCAGCTCCGCGCCTGGGGCAGTCATTGCGTGAAGATCGTCTGATAAGCCTGGTTCGCCAGCGGTTGAGTATCCCTGGCGGGTGCTGTAGCTTCGACTTACCGACTCTGCATATCTGGCTTTATTTATCCCAACAACAGCGTGATGCTCAGATATCTGGCTGGATAGAGAGCCTGCAACCGCTGGAACAAGCTTTGAGTTTAATACTGGAGATTATCCGTAATTCGTCGCCATTGCAGAAGCAAACCAGTTTGAATGGGTTTTATCAGGGCAATGGTGAGGAAGGCGAGCTGCTACGTCTTAACCTGGATATCAATCAGCAGGTTTATCCTCAGGTTTCTGGTCATAAAAGCCGTTTCGCTATTCGCTTTATGCCGGTCGATAGCGAGCGAGGTACGGTTCCTGAACGCCTCGATTTCGAGCTGGCCTGCTGCTAA
- a CDS encoding aromatic amino acid transporter AroP, which translates to MMEGQQQGDTLKRGLKNRHIQLIALGGAIGTGLFLGIADTIKMAGPSVILGYAIGGFIAFLIMRQLGEMVVEEPVAGSFSHFAYKYWGDFAGFASGWNYWVLYVLVAMAELTAVGIYIQYWWPEIPTWLSALVFFVLINAINLTNVKVYGEMEFWFAIIKVVAIIGMILFGAYLLFSGNGGPQASVSNLWAQGGFFPYGISGLVMAMAVIMFSFGGLELVGITAAEADNPEKSIPKATNQVIYRVLIFYIGSLAILLSLYPWGKVVEGGSPFVMIFHDLNSTMIANVLNVVVLTAALSVYNSCVYCNSRMLFGLARQGNGPKSLLKTDRRGVPYVALGVSALATALCVLINYVMPGKAFGFLMTLVVAALVINWAMISYSHLKFRRKKAEQGVETRFKALWYPFANWLCLAFLGGILVIMACTPGMRESVIMIPFWLLVLGVGYAMKQKNSRTVKAQ; encoded by the coding sequence ATGATGGAAGGTCAACAGCAAGGCGACACGCTGAAACGCGGCCTTAAAAACCGCCATATACAGCTTATTGCCCTGGGGGGCGCTATCGGAACCGGCCTGTTTCTGGGGATCGCGGATACGATCAAAATGGCCGGCCCCTCCGTTATTCTTGGCTATGCAATCGGCGGGTTTATCGCTTTTCTTATTATGCGCCAGCTGGGCGAGATGGTGGTTGAGGAGCCGGTAGCTGGCTCATTTAGCCATTTTGCCTATAAATACTGGGGTGATTTTGCGGGCTTTGCTTCTGGCTGGAACTACTGGGTGCTCTATGTGCTGGTGGCGATGGCTGAGCTGACGGCGGTCGGCATCTATATTCAGTACTGGTGGCCAGAGATCCCAACCTGGCTCTCGGCGCTGGTGTTCTTTGTGCTGATAAATGCCATCAACCTGACTAACGTAAAAGTTTATGGGGAGATGGAGTTCTGGTTCGCCATTATCAAAGTGGTGGCGATTATTGGCATGATCCTGTTTGGCGCTTACCTGCTGTTCAGCGGTAACGGTGGCCCACAGGCATCGGTGAGCAACCTCTGGGCGCAAGGCGGGTTCTTCCCGTACGGCATCAGTGGATTGGTTATGGCGATGGCGGTGATTATGTTTTCCTTCGGTGGACTGGAGCTGGTGGGGATCACCGCTGCGGAAGCTGACAATCCGGAAAAATCGATTCCAAAAGCCACTAATCAGGTTATTTACCGGGTTCTTATCTTCTATATCGGCTCACTGGCTATTCTGTTGTCTCTCTACCCATGGGGCAAGGTTGTCGAGGGCGGCAGCCCGTTCGTGATGATCTTCCACGATCTGAACAGCACTATGATTGCCAATGTTCTTAACGTGGTAGTGCTGACGGCGGCGCTGTCTGTGTATAACAGCTGTGTATATTGCAATAGTCGTATGCTGTTTGGCCTGGCACGCCAGGGGAATGGCCCGAAAAGCCTGCTCAAAACCGATCGTCGCGGCGTGCCATATGTGGCGCTTGGCGTTTCGGCTTTGGCCACGGCGCTGTGCGTACTGATTAACTACGTTATGCCGGGCAAGGCGTTTGGTTTCCTGATGACGCTGGTGGTTGCTGCTTTGGTGATTAACTGGGCGATGATCAGCTACTCACATCTGAAATTCCGCCGCAAAAAAGCGGAGCAGGGTGTAGAAACTCGCTTTAAAGCTCTGTGGTATCCGTTTGCTAACTGGCTGTGCCTGGCATTTCTGGGCGGAATTTTGGTCATCATGGCCTGCACGCCAGGGATGCGCGAATCGGTCATTATGATTCCATTCTGGCTGCTGGTCTTGGGCGTTGGTTATGCCATGAAACAGAAAAACAGCCGCACCGTTAAAGCACAATAA
- a CDS encoding N-acetyl-anhydromuranmyl-L-alanine amidase: MQINQGWLENARRQPSPHFDERPEGVTPSLLVVHNISLPPGEFGGPWIDALFAGTIDPDAHPFFAEIAHLRVSAHCLIRRDGEVVQYVPFDKRAWHAGVSNYQGRERCNDFSIGIELEGTDTLPYTDKQYQRLAEIAVALQLLYPEIANNMTGHCDIAPGRKTDPGEIFDWPRFRAACTALGT, from the coding sequence ATGCAGATTAATCAGGGCTGGCTTGAAAATGCGCGCCGTCAGCCGTCTCCTCATTTTGATGAACGTCCGGAAGGAGTAACGCCTTCTTTGCTGGTGGTGCATAACATCAGCCTGCCGCCCGGCGAATTCGGTGGTCCGTGGATTGATGCTTTATTTGCCGGCACTATCGACCCGGATGCGCATCCTTTCTTTGCTGAAATCGCTCATCTGCGAGTGTCGGCTCACTGCCTTATTCGCCGCGATGGTGAAGTGGTGCAGTACGTTCCTTTTGATAAACGTGCCTGGCACGCCGGTGTGTCGAATTATCAGGGCCGAGAGCGCTGTAATGATTTTTCCATTGGTATCGAGCTTGAAGGCACGGATACGCTGCCGTATACCGATAAGCAATATCAGCGACTGGCTGAAATTGCCGTTGCTTTGCAACTTTTATATCCGGAGATAGCCAATAACATGACCGGGCATTGTGATATCGCGCCTGGCCGAAAAACCGATCCCGGCGAGATCTTTGACTGGCCACGATTTCGGGCGGCCTGTACAGCCCTGGGGACTTAA
- the hofB gene encoding type II secretion system protein GspE, producing the protein MITEQLNHICRQHQALLLEPGPNKLRIAVSSPPADALIQALRFASQLPVEVEIWSPERVEKQRQLSVDSSSLPNDGDAISALDELFRRAIERRASDIHIEPGANQSQIRLRIDGVLQPLPPINTQLTTAISARLKVLAGLDIAERRMPQDGQLRCTVSGVDVSFRLSTLPCLYGETLVLRLQESQNQASTLDNLGIGNEQLKVLRESLHQPQGLILVTGPTGSGKTMTLYAALSELNHPGMNLCSVEDPVEIPMAGLNQVQINNRAGLTFQKVLRALLRQDPDVIMIGEIRDNETATIALNAAQTGHLVLSTLHTNSTAETLTRLNQMETPPWMVAAALKLIVAQRLVRRLCPHCRQRGTNDINLPPSLWPTSLPDWQPVGCEHCYSGYYGRLALFELMPITTPLREAILSKKSAGELTGLAVQMGMQSLWQCGFDAVQSGLTTLEEIWRVVGLPHGNA; encoded by the coding sequence ATGATCACGGAGCAATTAAATCATATCTGCCGTCAGCATCAGGCACTACTGCTGGAGCCAGGGCCAAACAAATTACGTATTGCTGTCAGCAGTCCCCCAGCCGATGCTTTGATTCAGGCATTACGCTTCGCAAGCCAGCTACCTGTCGAAGTTGAAATATGGTCACCGGAACGAGTGGAAAAACAGCGTCAGCTTAGTGTGGATAGCTCCTCATTGCCTAACGATGGCGATGCGATAAGCGCGCTGGATGAGCTGTTCCGCCGAGCCATCGAGCGACGAGCCTCTGATATTCATATCGAGCCTGGGGCAAATCAAAGCCAGATTCGTCTGCGTATCGATGGGGTATTGCAACCCTTACCGCCAATTAATACTCAGCTAACAACGGCTATCTCCGCGCGCCTTAAGGTATTAGCCGGGTTGGATATTGCCGAACGTCGCATGCCACAAGATGGTCAGCTTAGATGCACAGTCTCTGGAGTCGATGTCTCTTTTCGATTGTCCACTCTTCCGTGCCTGTATGGTGAAACGCTAGTGCTACGGCTGCAGGAAAGTCAAAACCAGGCATCAACGCTGGATAATTTGGGCATCGGCAATGAACAGCTAAAAGTGCTGCGGGAATCCTTGCATCAGCCTCAGGGGCTAATTCTTGTTACCGGCCCCACTGGAAGCGGCAAAACGATGACGCTTTACGCCGCATTAAGCGAGCTAAACCATCCCGGCATGAACTTGTGCAGTGTCGAAGACCCGGTTGAGATCCCAATGGCCGGTCTCAATCAGGTCCAAATCAATAACAGAGCCGGACTTACATTTCAAAAAGTGTTACGGGCACTGCTACGCCAGGATCCTGACGTCATCATGATAGGGGAAATTCGCGATAACGAAACGGCCACTATCGCCCTGAACGCCGCACAAACCGGGCACCTGGTTTTATCCACCTTGCATACCAACTCTACTGCGGAAACGCTAACCCGCCTGAACCAAATGGAGACGCCGCCGTGGATGGTAGCCGCAGCGTTAAAACTGATTGTGGCCCAGCGCCTGGTGCGCAGACTATGCCCACATTGCCGCCAGCGTGGTACGAACGATATTAATCTCCCGCCTTCACTATGGCCGACATCGTTGCCGGACTGGCAGCCTGTCGGCTGTGAGCATTGTTATTCCGGATATTACGGGCGGTTGGCTTTATTTGAGCTTATGCCCATAACCACGCCACTGCGTGAAGCCATTCTATCCAAAAAGAGTGCCGGGGAGCTGACTGGTTTGGCGGTTCAAATGGGGATGCAAAGCCTGTGGCAATGTGGGTTCGATGCGGTGCAGAGTGGGTTAACCACTCTTGAAGAGATCTGGCGGGTCGTTGGGCTTCCTCATGGCAATGCTTAA
- the coaE gene encoding dephospho-CoA kinase produces the protein MGLTVALTGGIGSGKSTVADAFARLGVTVVDADIIARQVVEPGTPALNAIFQRFGPTMMTPEGTLDRRALRERIFTHPEDKQWLNALLHPLIQQLTQQQLAEATSPYVLWVVPLLVENELHQKADRVLVVDVLPETQIKRTMARDGVSREHAQQILNAQVNRTSRLAVANDIINNDGPPAHIDADVARLHNQYLTLASQAAAQEKE, from the coding sequence ATGGGCCTGACGGTTGCTCTGACCGGGGGTATCGGCAGCGGTAAAAGCACGGTCGCCGATGCATTTGCCCGGCTTGGTGTCACTGTAGTTGACGCAGATATCATTGCCCGCCAGGTTGTTGAGCCGGGCACTCCCGCGCTAAATGCCATTTTTCAGCGTTTTGGGCCAACGATGATGACCCCGGAAGGAACACTCGACCGACGGGCTCTCCGGGAGCGGATTTTCACGCATCCTGAAGATAAGCAGTGGTTAAATGCCCTTCTACATCCCCTGATTCAACAACTCACCCAGCAACAATTAGCAGAAGCTACTTCTCCATATGTTTTATGGGTCGTTCCATTGCTGGTGGAAAACGAGTTGCATCAAAAAGCAGACCGGGTTTTGGTCGTCGATGTTTTACCCGAAACGCAGATTAAGCGCACCATGGCGCGCGACGGCGTATCGCGGGAACACGCTCAACAGATCCTGAATGCTCAGGTAAATAGAACATCTCGTCTGGCTGTCGCCAATGATATTATTAATAATGATGGTCCGCCTGCGCATATAGATGCGGACGTCGCCCGCCTGCATAATCAATATCTAACTTTAGCTTCGCAGGCTGCTGCACAGGAAAAAGAGTAA
- a CDS encoding prepilin peptidase-dependent pilin, with protein sequence MNRERGFTLIELMVVVGIVAVLSAIGIPTYQNYLRKAALTDMLQTFVPYRTAIALCAMDTGGLDACSAGTNGIPSAKHSRYVKGTTVAKGVVTLTGQNSLSGLTVVMTPQWQMSEGITGWRRECKAADAGSLVQTCEAIFQDNTGESDA encoded by the coding sequence GTGAATAGAGAACGCGGTTTTACCTTAATTGAACTGATGGTGGTGGTTGGTATTGTGGCAGTGCTAAGTGCAATAGGTATCCCGACCTATCAGAACTATCTACGCAAGGCAGCGCTTACCGACATGCTACAAACTTTTGTGCCTTACCGAACGGCAATTGCACTGTGTGCAATGGACACCGGAGGACTGGATGCATGTAGCGCAGGAACTAACGGTATTCCTTCGGCGAAGCATAGTCGATATGTCAAAGGGACCACCGTGGCAAAAGGTGTAGTAACCCTTACCGGGCAAAATTCATTATCAGGGCTGACGGTGGTAATGACACCCCAGTGGCAAATGTCGGAAGGCATTACCGGCTGGCGGCGCGAATGTAAAGCTGCTGATGCCGGTTCCTTAGTGCAAACCTGTGAAGCCATATTCCAGGATAATACTGGGGAGAGCGATGCATGA
- the pdhR gene encoding transcriptional regulator PdhR, translating to MAYSKIRQPKLSDVIEQQLEFLILEGTLRPGEKLPPERELAKQFDVSRPSLREAIQRLEAKGLLLRRQGGGTFVQNNLWQSLSDPLVELLSTHPESQFDLLETRHALEGVAAYYAALRGTDEDLARIRDCHQAIELAQQSGDLDAESDAVLQYQLAVTEAAHNVVLLHLLRCMDPILAQNVRQNFESLYARSETLPKVSNHRSRIFEAIMARQPEQAREASHRHLAFIEEVLLDRSREQSRRERSLRRLQQRKD from the coding sequence ATGGCCTACAGCAAAATCCGCCAACCAAAATTATCTGACGTAATCGAGCAACAACTGGAGTTTTTAATCCTTGAGGGGACTTTGCGCCCTGGCGAAAAGCTCCCACCGGAGCGTGAGCTGGCGAAACAGTTTGATGTTTCCCGACCTTCGCTGCGAGAGGCCATTCAGCGCCTTGAAGCAAAAGGATTATTGTTGCGTCGCCAGGGGGGCGGCACTTTTGTGCAGAACAACCTGTGGCAAAGCCTCAGCGATCCGCTGGTAGAGCTATTGTCCACACACCCTGAATCCCAGTTTGACCTACTTGAAACTCGCCATGCTCTGGAGGGGGTTGCCGCATATTACGCAGCGCTGCGCGGTACTGATGAAGATCTGGCGCGGATTCGCGACTGTCATCAGGCCATCGAGCTGGCTCAGCAATCGGGCGATCTCGATGCCGAGTCCGACGCGGTTTTGCAATATCAGCTGGCAGTAACCGAAGCGGCTCACAACGTGGTTTTGCTTCATCTACTACGCTGTATGGACCCTATTCTGGCTCAGAACGTACGCCAGAACTTTGAATCTCTATATGCGCGCAGCGAAACCTTGCCCAAAGTTAGCAACCATCGTTCGCGCATATTTGAAGCCATCATGGCGCGCCAGCCGGAGCAGGCTCGCGAAGCATCACACCGCCATTTGGCCTTTATTGAAGAAGTACTGCTGGACCGCAGTCGTGAGCAGAGCCGTCGTGAACGCTCTCTGCGCCGGTTGCAGCAGCGTAAGGATTAA
- the yacG gene encoding DNA gyrase inhibitor YacG yields the protein MSEVTYVPCPTCGKDVLWAESSPFRPFCSKRCQLIDLGEWAAEEKRIPSQGSMSDSDDWSEDPQQ from the coding sequence ATGAGCGAAGTAACTTATGTACCTTGCCCAACTTGTGGCAAAGACGTGCTATGGGCCGAAAGCAGTCCATTTCGTCCATTTTGTAGCAAGCGCTGCCAGCTAATTGATTTAGGTGAATGGGCGGCAGAAGAAAAACGTATTCCAAGCCAGGGTTCAATGTCGGACAGCGATGACTGGAGCGAAGACCCCCAGCAGTAA
- a CDS encoding 8-oxo-dGTP diphosphatase: MKQLNIAVGIIRNAQNEIFITRRNADVHMGGKLEFPGGKVEQGESAEQALVRELREEVGITAKSFSLYQQIEHQFSDRLVAISFFLVSAWDGEPWGKEGQSGQWLACSQLDAAQFPPANEPVIARLLQQN, encoded by the coding sequence ATGAAGCAGTTAAATATTGCGGTAGGCATTATCCGTAACGCTCAGAATGAGATTTTTATTACCCGGCGCAATGCGGATGTTCACATGGGGGGAAAGTTAGAGTTTCCCGGTGGAAAGGTAGAACAGGGCGAAAGCGCAGAGCAGGCATTGGTGCGCGAATTGCGTGAGGAGGTCGGCATTACTGCGAAATCCTTTAGCCTCTACCAGCAAATTGAGCATCAGTTTAGCGACCGTCTGGTGGCTATCTCATTTTTTTTGGTTAGCGCATGGGATGGCGAGCCGTGGGGAAAAGAAGGGCAGTCAGGGCAATGGCTGGCTTGCAGTCAGCTTGACGCTGCGCAATTTCCTCCGGCAAATGAGCCGGTGATTGCCCGGCTTTTACAACAGAATTAA
- a CDS encoding nicotinate-nucleotide diphosphorylase → MPARRYNPERRREELLERINLDIPHAVSVALREDLGGEIDPNRDITAQLLPAESRSHARVITREDGVFCGKRWVEEVFIQLGGDTKITWLVDDGDSIKANQPLFELTGSTRLLLTGERTALNFVQTLSGVASVVNHHLAELAGTKTQLLDTRKTVPGLRSAFKYAVLCGGGSNHRLGLSDAFLIKENHIIAAGSVRQAVENAFWLHPDAPVEVEVESLEELGEALSSGADMIMLDNFSLDEIRRAVAITDGKAQLEVSGNVTKASLREYALTGVDFISVGALTKHVHALDLSMRFVQP, encoded by the coding sequence ATGCCGGCCCGTCGCTACAACCCAGAACGCCGACGCGAAGAGTTGCTCGAGCGAATAAACCTCGATATCCCCCATGCGGTATCCGTCGCCCTGCGCGAAGACCTTGGTGGTGAAATTGATCCCAATAGGGATATCACGGCTCAGCTACTGCCTGCTGAAAGCCGCTCTCATGCCCGCGTCATTACCCGTGAGGACGGTGTATTTTGCGGTAAGCGTTGGGTTGAAGAGGTCTTTATCCAGCTCGGTGGCGATACCAAAATAACCTGGCTGGTGGATGATGGGGATTCTATTAAAGCCAACCAGCCGCTATTTGAATTAACAGGCTCAACCCGGCTATTACTGACCGGCGAACGTACAGCCCTTAACTTCGTGCAAACGCTTTCCGGCGTCGCCAGCGTCGTTAATCATCATCTTGCCGAATTGGCCGGAACCAAAACCCAACTGCTGGACACCCGCAAAACGGTACCGGGCCTGCGATCGGCCTTTAAATATGCGGTTCTGTGCGGTGGCGGCAGCAACCATCGGCTGGGGCTGTCTGACGCATTCCTCATCAAAGAAAATCATATTATTGCCGCAGGCTCAGTACGCCAGGCGGTTGAAAATGCCTTTTGGCTTCACCCGGACGCACCGGTTGAAGTTGAGGTTGAGTCGCTTGAAGAGCTTGGCGAAGCCCTTTCTTCTGGTGCTGATATGATAATGCTGGATAACTTCAGCCTGGATGAAATCCGCCGCGCTGTGGCGATAACCGATGGCAAAGCCCAGCTTGAAGTATCCGGTAATGTAACTAAAGCATCCCTGCGTGAATACGCGTTAACGGGCGTCGATTTTATATCGGTAGGCGCGCTCACTAAACATGTCCACGCCCTGGACCTTTCAATGCGCTTTGTTCAGCCTTAA